A section of the Pochonia chlamydosporia 170 chromosome 2, whole genome shotgun sequence genome encodes:
- a CDS encoding flavin-containing amine oxidase (similar to Neosartorya fischeri NRRL 181 XP_001266744.1) has product MDIPINSLPNGAKGLMGDSFVRSDSAYSSTMLNTQAISHSPSNQPILEASQPEAINRGVTQFSENESGDAVDSMEGLDSIEVYVDESGGEEQSSLADDGIAGRQEDGRKTLHVADHDAAIDSFGSSISVVTEPSEASSSSIVSSKATTPIETEFARFQQGDKVSQRLAPRAYHRSHERLNFTVRPKSSIPTDIPVQQHATECLDAAESSRLNPYALHPEEYHLLRYHISHSQVTTYLNIRNAILRIWLQKPWASVSRQAAVGCANARWFDAANVCYDWLVRRGYINYGCVKLPEPSVAKSKRPSNGRKQRKIAVIGAGVSGLACARQLEGLFKQYAERFYDMGEDIPMVVILEGRSRVGGRVYSREFKTKLDKRRKPDFEAKRHTAEMGGMIITGFERGNPINVLVRGQLGLPYHALTAETTIYDSNGKPVDPVRDELVEKLYNDCLERVSEFKFKPQPSKLIEGNHDLLDEGRDSPGDGSKTILQAEEATAALPDAPSVSQQNVPDKVNLVPVSADKLTGRVHNQPGVPASEKVAEKARMMGWSLKSGASEDFGLNLEDAVSREGSTLGSAVDHGITRYKDLVDLTPQDFRLFNWHVANLEYSNATNLHNLSLKLWDIDAGNEWEGNHTMVVGGYQSVARGLLQCPTPLDVSTKFAVKSIRYHNTSFGGSATIESEDGVTVHADNVVCTMPLGVLKQGNVSFEPPLPDWKTGAIDRLGFGILNKVVLVYKEIFWDPDRHIFGVLRNATNRHSTSQEDYSLNRGRFFQWFNVTNTTGLPCLIALMAGDAGFETERSSNDSLVEEATQILRGVFGSKVPYPVESVITRWGSDRFARGSYSSAAPGMKPDDYDSMARSIGNLSFAGEHTIGTHPATVHGAYLSGLRAASEILDGILGPIEVPTPLILPKDSLLLQKRKEAAKDPRQARLEAYELEIWDHIRDKIGERPTRPNKVAGNAYLLYSKAHLEEARKRCEENRKPGKGRSIPNEVRIMTSKMWKDTTPEQRQPYEEQAAEQKRAYNEALQVFNEIAHEWDQKAISLRAEYERDHPSVPRPEELREQQGTPNKYRRAKQVSYAEDRDTTDMDL; this is encoded by the exons ATGGACATACCTATAAACAGTCTCCCGAACGGGGCAAAAGGTCTCATGGGCGATTCCTTCGTACGTAGCGACAGTGCATATTCGTCAACAATGCTCAACACACAAGCAATATCTCACTCACCGTCCAACCAACCGATACTTgaggcaagccagcctgAAGCGATCAATCGGGGAGTCACCCAATTCTCAGAAAATGAGTCAGGAGATGCGGTGGATTCGATGGAAGGACTCGATAGTATAGAAGTTTATGTGGATGAAAGTGGTGGTGAAGAGCAATCGTCCTTGGCGGATGACGGCATAGC GGGAAGACAGGAAGATGGCCGCAAGACATTGCACGTTGCGGACCACGATGCCGCCATCGACTCTTTCGGTTCTTCCATTTCCGTTGTCACGGAACCCTCAGAAgcatcctcgtcatccatcGTCTCAAGTAAAGCTACAACGCCGATAGAAACGGAATTTGCAAGGTTTCAACAAGGTGATAAAGTGAGCCAACGACTTGCACCGAGAGCCTACCACCGTAGTCACGAACGACTGAACTTTACGGTCCGACCCAAATCGTCGATTCCCACAGATATTCCAGTTCAACAACACGCCACTGAGTGCCTTGATGCTGCAGAGTCATCCAGATTAAATCCATATGCCTTACACCCGGAAGAGTATCACCTCCTGCGATATCACATCTCTCACAGCCAAGTTACAACGTATCTGAACATAAGGAATGCCATCTTGCGTATCTGGTTACAAAAGCCATGGGCTAGTGTATCAAGACAAGCAGCGGTTGGCTGCGCAAATGCAAGGTGGTTTGATGCCGCAAATGTGTGCTATGACTGGCTTGTTCGCAGAGGATACATTAATTACGGTTGTGTCAAGCTGCCTGAGCCATCTGTGGCGAAGAGTAAGCGACCATCAAATGGTAGAAAGCAGAGGAAAATAGCCGTAATTGGCGCCGGTGTTTCGGGTTTGGCATGTGCCAGGCAACTGGAAGGGCTCTTTAAGCAGTATGCGGAAAGATTCTATGACATGGGTGAAGATATCCCAATGGTGGTTATCCTCGAGGGACGAAGTCGCGTTGGCGGCAGGGTATATTCTCGGGAATTCAAGACAAAGCTTGATAAACGAAGAAAGCCAGATTTCGAAGCTAAGAGACATACAGCAGAAATGGGAGGAATGATCATAACTGGCTTTGAGCGTGGCAATCCCATCAACGTCTTAGTTCGGGGACAACTCGGTCTGCCGTATCATGCTCTAACGGCTGAAACCACCATCTATGACAGCAATGGTAAGCCCGTAGACCCAGTTCGAGACGAGCTAGTGGAAAAGCTTTACAACGATTGCTTGGAGCGGGTTAGTGAGTTCAAGTTCAAACCGCAGCCCTCAAAATTGATTGAGGGGAACCATGACCTCCTCGATGAAGGACGTGATAGCCCAGGAGATGGAAGCAAAACGATATTGCAAGCGGAAGAAGCAACGGCAGCACTGCCAGACGCGCCGTCAGTTTCCCAGCAGAACGTTCCGGACAAGGTCAACCTCGTTCCAGTATCTGCGGACAAGCTGACTGGCCGAGTACACAATCAACCAGGTGTCCCAGCGTCTGAAAAGGTCGCGGAAAAGGCAAGAATGATGGGCTGGAGCCTCAAGTCGGGAGCTAGCGAAGACTTTGGTCTGAATCTTGAGGACGCTGTATCCCGAGAGGGATCGACGCTGGGGTCGGCAGTCGACCATGGAATCACTCGATACAAGGATTTGGTTGATCTGACACCACAGGACTTTCGCCTATTCAACTGGCATGTTGCCAATTTGGAGTACAGCAACGCTACAAATCTGCATAACCTAAGTCTCAAGTTGTGGGATATTGATGCCGGAAACGAATGGGAGGGGAACCACACCATGGTCGTTGGCGGTTACCAAAGTGTCGCCCGTGGACTGCTTCAGTGTCCCACGCCTCTTGATGTATCTACTAAATTCGCGGTCAAGAGCATCAGGTATCACAACACAAGCTTTGGTGGCTCGGCAACAATCGAATCGGAAGACGGCGTCACGGTACATGCCGACAATGTTGTTTGCACCATGCCTCTAGGTGTCCTCAAACAAGGAAATGTCAGCTTTGAACCCCCACTGCCTGATTGGAAGACCGGCGCAATAGATCGCCTGGGGTTCGGAATTCTGAACAAAGTCGTGCTTGTGTACAAGGAGATATTTTGGGATCCGGATCGACACATCTTTGGAGTATTGAGAAACGCCACCAATAGGCACAGCACATCACAAGAAGACTATTCCCTCAACCGTGGTCGCTTCTTCCagtggttcaatgttaccaaCACAACAGGACTTCCATGCCTTATTGCCCTCATGGCTGGCGATGCCGGCTTTGAAACCGAACGCTCCAGCAATGACAGTCTGGTCGAGGAAGCCACACAAATCCTACGGGGTGTATTTGGAAGCAAGGTTCCGTATCCCGTCGAGTCTGTAATCACGCGCTGGGGTTCCGACCGCTTTGCCAGAGGAAGCTACTCCTCCGCCGCTCCGGGAATGAAACCAGACGACTACGACAGCATGGCCAGATCAATTGGCAACCTCAGCTTTGCGGGTGAACACACCATTGGCACACACCCGGCCACTGTTCACGGCGCCTACCTGTCGGGCCTGCGGGCAGCATCCGAGATTCTAGACGGCATACTGGGGCCTATTGAGGTCCCCACGCCCCTTATCCTTCCAAAGGACTCGCTCCTCTTGCAAAAGCGCAaagaagctgccaaagacCCTCGGCAGGCCCGTTTAGAAGCATACGAACTCGAAATCTGGGATCACATTCGAGATAAAATCGGCGAGCGTCCTACTCGCCCCAACAAAGTCGCAGGAAATGCATACCTTCTCTACAGCAAGGCACACCTAGAGGAAGCTCGCAAACGATGCGAAGAGAACCGTAAACCAGGAAAGGGGCGCAGCATTCCCAACGAGGTACGCATCATGACATCCAAAATGTGGAAAGACACCACCCCGGAGCAGCGACAGCCATACGAAGAACAAGCCGCAGAGCAAAAGAGAGCATACAATGAGGCTCTGCAGGTATTCAATGAAATAGCCCATGAATGGGACCAAAAGGCCATTTCCCTACGCGCCGAATACGAGAGGGATCATCCTAGCGTTCCCAGGCCAGAGGAACTACGTGAGCAGCAAGGGACGCCTAATAAATACCGACGCGCAAAGCAGGTCAGTTATGCTGAGGACCGTGACACCACGGATATGGACTTGTAA
- a CDS encoding RNA binding protein (similar to Metarhizium acridum CQMa 102 XP_007807334.1), with protein MAGNMDRGLDEIIAEKRSSGPRTRRGGRDNRRRDRNDYPRDGSTRDDRRNLDRSVFTTFAPDGIHETNSFYSEWVHDRYDESESRRGPAPRRRRESPVNETKGSKVRVENIHYDLTEEDLDELFARIGRVTKLNLRYDRAGRSEGVAYVTYDRKEDAEEAIKQFDGANANGQPIRLTLLPSRNPFDTAVMPGRPLAERISAPGAGGRARSTSPRRRVEEEDVARKGIDRYIPGGRSRSPAPRRGGTRGGRRPGARREGRDNNNNEGGRGGRGNPRGKKTQEELDAEMADYFGGGGNDSAAATGAPANGAASAPAVANDDIDMIE; from the exons ATGGCTGGCAATATGGACCGTGGCCTTGACGAGATCATTGCCGAAAAG CGCAGCAGTGGTCCTCGAACCCGACGCGGCGGCCGGGACAACCGCCGTCGCGACCGTAATGACTATCCCCGAGACGGG TCAACCCGTGATGACCGCCGAAACTTAGACAGGTCCGTATTCACCACGTTTGCGCCCGATGGCATTCACGAGACTAATTCATTCTACAGCGAGTGGGTACACGATCGATACGATGAGAGTG AATCTCGCCGTGGCCCTGCACCTCGACGCCGACGAGAATCGCCAGTCAA CGAGACCAAAGGATCGAAAGTCCGCGTTGAGAATATTCACTACGATCTCACAGAGGAGGATCTTGAT GAACTCTTTGCTAGGATTGGTCGAGTGACAAAGCTTAACCTAAGATACGATCGTGCTGGCCGCTCTGAGGGCGTTGCATATGTTACATATGACCGCAAggaagatgctgaagaagcaaTCAAACAGTTTGACGgcgccaacgccaacg GACAACCAATTCGCCTCACACTCCTCCCCTCACGGAATCCATTTGATACCGCAGTGATGCCTGGTCGTCCACTGGCCGAGCGAATTTCTGCCCCTGGCGCAGGTGGCAGAGCCCGTTCCACATCCCCTCGACgcagagttgaagaagaggacgtGGCTCGGAAGGGTATTGACAGATATATCCCCGGTGGACGCTCCAGAAGCCCCGCTCCCCGACGAGGCGGCACTCGCGGAGGACGTCGCCCCGGCGCTCGGCGTGAAGGCCGggacaacaacaataacGAGGGTGGTCGTGGCGGTCGTGGCAACCCGCGAGGCAAGAAGACTCAGGAGGAGCTTGATGCAGAAATGGCAGATTACTTTGGGGGCGGTGGTAACGACTCCGCTGCTGCGACTGGAGCCCCTGCCAATGGTGCCGCCTCGGCCCCGGCCGTTGCCAATGACGATATCGACATGATTGAATAG
- a CDS encoding glycosyltransferase family 62 (similar to Nectria haematococca mpVI 77-13-4 XP_003051726.1), with protein MARPLGSFRLKKGRNPVTILLGIVLCIFILFFLVSPSSRATSTKVPSVTAQHHLSPPTSPYKKSSLKSGLQTGPPPVIRYNLNNVTITTNPIENQEHVLILTPMSRFYQPYWDNLLRLNYPHELITLGFILPKTKEGNAATAALQQQIQKTQKRGPEKDRFKSIIILRQDFDPAIISQDEKERHKMSNQKARRAVMAKARNSLLFTTLGPATSWVLWLDADIVESPVTLIQDLAKHNKDIIVPNCFQRYYDDKKKKMDERPYDYNSWQDSDIAMQMASKMGPDDILLEGYPEMATYRTLMAHLATDGGDKNLAIPLDGVGGTALLVKADVHRDGAMFPPFAFYHLIETEGFAKMAKRLGWQPYGLPNYKVYHYNE; from the exons ATGGCTCGGCCCTTGGGGTCGTTCCGCCTCAAGAAGGGACGGAACCCCGTCACTATCCTTCTGGGCATTGTGCTTTGCATCTTCATACTATTCTTTCTCGTATCTCCTTCAAGTAGAGCCACGTCAACCAAGGTCCCGTCAGTCACTGCTCAGCATCATCTTTCGCCGCCTACCTCGCCCTACAAAAAATCGAGCTTGAAATCGGGACTGCAGACTGGCCCCCCGCCAGTCATTCGATACAACCTGAACAatgtcaccatcaccaccaaccccatcGAGAATCAAGAACATGTCCTCATCTTGACACCCATGTCACGCTTCTACCAACCGTACTGGGACAATTTGCTGCGCCTCAACTACCCCCACGAGCTCATTACCCTCGGCTTCATCCTccccaagaccaaggaaGGCAATGCTGCTACCGCTGCGTTGCAGCAACAGATCCAGAAGACCCAAAAGCGAGGCCCAGAAAAGGATCGCTTCAAGAGCATCATTATCCTGCGCCAGGACTTTGACCCGGCCATTATTTCgcaggatgagaaggagCGCCACAAAATGTCCAACCAGAAGGCCAGAAGAGCCGTCATGGCCAAAGCCCGCAACTCGTTGCTTTTCACGACCCTGGGGCCTGCGACTTCCTGGGTGCTATGGCTGGACGCCGACATTGTCGAGAGTCCCGTCACTTTGATCCAAGACCTTGCGAAGCACAACAAGGATATCATTGTCCCCAACTGTTTCCAGCGCTACTacgatgacaagaagaaaaagatgGACGAACGACCGTACGACTACAATAGCTGGCAAGACAGCGACATTGCCATGCAAATGGCCTCAAAAATGGGGCCAGACGACATTCTGCTCGAGGGCTATCCCGAGATGGCCACATACCGCACTCTCATGGCACACTTGGCCACGGACGGTGGTGACAAGAATCTTGCTATTCCGCTGGACGGCGTTGGAGGCACTGCTCTGTTGGTCAAGGCGGACGTCCACCGTGATGGTGCCATGTTTCCCCCGTTTGCCTTTTACCATCTCATCGAGACGGAAGGAtttgccaagatggcaaagagATTAGGTTGGCAACCGTACGGTCTTCCAAACTACAAG GTTTACCATTATAACGAGTAA
- a CDS encoding COPII vesicles protein Yip3 (similar to Metarhizium acridum CQMa 102 XP_007807337.1), which translates to MRRSTRFVSDSLQFTGIDLGDRDSGTHRRRQYSDSEDDDGDSTSNDSDSGDDSENSDDSDYLDLSGLSPEEREEVLVRSAMQRINQAQAMGLANVHLKKDEIEALAQRRKRIEEEEERARRKKKRHSGSGSDRKKKSEQRIAVPLTQLAPTSRKKKSSLSSSTEFPPRQDSLPRQISSSDLPPDGRDRQGYPPMGYFPPPSASRSRPRAGTTLSQRPPSRAHDEYEYSSSRPSSANRPRSSRGSPRDEASVLSSSRHSQLNPFQYQTAGPRAAASARRHASGPSEVMYEQRRGPVTPAAARSRQGSRRPSYDEATSEDQSPSSEETSSDDRGGAPIREPVSKSRGRGRNSTIVVEESPERVKSKKKSSSPVKRKQVAGKKKKR; encoded by the coding sequence ATGCGGCGGAGTACGCGGTTTGTTAGCGATTCTCTTCAATTTACGGGTATAGATTTGGGTGATCGGGACAGCGGCACACATCGCCGCCGACAGTATAGCGATTCggaagatgacgacggtgaTTCTACTTCGAACGATAGTGATAGCGGGGATGACAGCGAGAACAGTGACGACAGTGACTATCTTGATTTGTCAGGTCTTTCTCCGGAGGAGAGAGAGGAAGTGCTGGTTCGATCGGCCATGCAGCGGATCAATCAGGCTCAGGCCATGGGCCTGGCGAATGTTCACCTTAAAAAggatgagattgaagccCTGGCACAGCGGCGGAAGCGCatcgaagaggaggaggagagggcgaggcgcaagaagaagcgacACTCGGGCAGCGGCAGCGatcgaaagaagaagtctgAGCAGCGCATAGCTGTACCACTTACACAACTCGCACCGACCTCgcgcaagaagaagtcaTCACTTTCGTCATCAACGGAATTTCCTCCGAGGCAAGACTCCTTGCCCCGACAGATAAGTTCCAGCGACCTACCGCCAGACGGTCGCGACCGGCAAGGCTACCCGCCCATGGGATACTTCCCACCCCCTTCTGCATCTCGCTCGCGTCCTCGAGCCGGGACCACTTTGTCGCAACGGCCGCCAAGTCGCGCTCACGATGAGTATGAGTACAGCTCGTCCAGGCCGTCATCTGCCAACCGACCACGCTCATCTAGGGGCTCTCCCCGCGACGAGGCTTCAGTGCTCAGCAGCTCTCGCCATTCTCAACTCAATCCATTCCAGTACCAAACCGCAGGTCCTCGCGCAGCCGCCTCTGCTAGACGGCATGCGTCGGGTCCTTCCGAGGTGATGTACGAGCAACGTCGGGGACCGGTGACTCCCGCTGCAGCCAGGAGTCGCCAAGGATCCAGGCGGCCCAGCTACGATGAGGCCACCAGCGAAGACCAGAGCCCGAGCAGCGAGGAGACCAGCAGTGATGACCGTGGCGGGGCGCCAATTCGGGAGCCGGTTAGTAAATCCAGGGGAAGGGGGAGAAATTCCACCattgtggtggaggagtCGCCTGAACGCgtgaagagcaagaaaaagtCGTCATCGCCggtgaagaggaagcagGTTgcggggaagaagaagaagaggtga
- a CDS encoding prenylated Rab acceptor 1 (similar to Cordyceps militaris CM01 XP_006671580.1) — MARIQIPIDALTSRLNLGDRFSGFTSGPLTGRFSNLRPVSEFLDFKRFSKPANFSEMQSRVNYNLSHFSSNYAVVFCMLSLYALLTNWLLLFDIILVVVGMWFIGRLDGRDLEIGTFRATSSQLYTGLLIVAVPLGLIASPFSTLLWLIGATGVTILGHASLLDKPIDEAFSGEAV, encoded by the coding sequence ATGGCTCGTATCCAGATTCCCATTGACGCCCTGACGTCGCGCCTGAACCTTGGAGACCGGTTCTCCGGCTTCACTTCTGGTCCCTTGACCGGACGATTCTCCAACTTGCGACCCGTCTCCGAGTTCCTCGACTTCAAGCGATTCTCCAAGCCGGCCAACTTCAGTGAGATGCAGTCGCGCGTCAACTACAACCTCAGCCACTTCTCCAGCAACTACGCCGTCGTCTTTTGCATGCTGAGCCTGTACGCTCTCCTCACCAACTGGCTCTTGCTCTTCGACATCATCCTCGTTGTTGTCGGCATGTGGTTCATCGGACGCCTGGACGGCCGCGATCTCGAAATTGGCACTTTCCGCGCCACGTCTTCGCAGCTGTACACGGGTCTGCTCATCGTCGCCGTTCCCCTGGGTCTGATTGcctcgccattctcgaccCTGCTCTGGCTGATTGGTGCTACTGGCGTGACCATTCTCGGTCACGCTTCACTTCTGGACAAGCCCATCGATGAGGCTTTTTCAGGGGAGGCGGTCTAG
- a CDS encoding ELMO/CED-12 family protein (similar to Neosartorya fischeri NRRL 181 XP_001261926.1): MDQADIPALLARLSSDEDAARKMAVFKLQTSINDPSFADVFISSGGLVVLRGLIMGSGGNTLAYSLQSLTRLLEVDMGWDIFEGPSASAFVERIVELIVINPLVNILRGAMSILVALVSHSQSSQPASPIAPTPGSFGFRALKPAVAVYPQFFELVIQQLHSADHALCANALMLINALIRDSISNSSVYSNGSSTGSGGEDWAKLVKRLQDLGLIKAVYQLMLSSSIQDLAHPVLEFQSLTKVLLRKWREVRVDLERPEHRRALKGLHLASAPDRLVNGHHHHHSKDDTSEGSRKDSRKHNPEKWRRLGFETESPAHEFDTTGYLGVMDLTDYVRKHEDGFQKLLLEQATRPVQERCPIARASLAVTMILYEHFDVDRVEFEDSKGYQGLEVKDHDRLFRPLLLQWSRLHTAGLLGFFRIWKATGAELEDFEKVAELVRILIEQVVGRASRTKDILEAEEDILEYDITQLRELQMELLELSFDDTWGQHLYQVRETLKQEALQFVKEQRVRCLLQGSWFCKPASHKKDHHDPEAITKHVATPWRFAKLSHNRRYLHYADFEEQMAQDPGLDVLTNKVDLGTVSSVGSNVSAADDSRSNGSGSTVQNLAGGHSKTTTKITIYAAEINKLGETEEYPMLTLWPTSHSLASEWLDGLLMLLNQAPITAETSKLINLVSDYGLKIRLLNVRMDSAFEGPPPGAGVVPSRAGLDDDYFFEV, encoded by the coding sequence ATGGACCAAGCTGACATACCTGCGCTTCTGGCGCGGTTGTCAAGCGACGAGGATGCCGCGCGCAAAATGGCCGTCTTCAAGCTCCAAACCTCCATCAACGACCCTTCCTTTGCCGACGTATTCATATCCTCCGGCGGCCTTGTCGTTTTGCGCGGTCTCATCATGGGTTCCGGCGGCAACACATTGGCCTATTCGCTGCAGAGTCTGACGCGCCTTCTCGAAGTCGACATGGGTTGGGATATCTTTGAGGGCCCGTCTGCAAGTGCCTTTGTGGAACGCATCGTGGagctcatcgtcatcaatcCCTTGGTTAATATCCTCCGCGGAGCCATGTCGATTCTCGTCGCTCTCGTAAGCCATTCCCAGTcgagccagccagccagcccaatTGCACCTACACCAGGTTCCTTCGGCTTCAGAGCCCTCAAGCCTGCTGTGGCCGTGTACCCTCAGTTCTTCGAGCTGgtcatccagcaattacaTAGCGCCGATCATGCGCTGTGCGCCAACGCTCTCATGCTGATAAACGCGCTTATCCGTGACTCAATTTCTAATAGTTCCGTCTACTccaatggcagcagcacaGGCAGCGGCGGCGAAGATTGGGCGAAACTGGTGAAGCGCCTGCAGGACCTGGGTCTAATAAAGGCCGTTTATCAGCTCATGCTGAGCTCGTCGATACAGGATTTGGCGCATCCGGTGCTGGAATTCCAATCGCTTACCAAAGTGCTGTTACGAAAGTGGCGAGAGGTGAGAGTCGACTTGGAACGACCAGAGCATAGACGGGCGTTGAAAGGACTACATTTAGCCAGTGCTCCGGATCGACTTGTCAAtggacatcatcatcaccattcaAAGGACGACACTTCGGAAGGGAGCAGGAAGGACAGTCGGAAGCACAACCCTGAGAAATGGAGGAGGCTTGGTTTTGAAACGGAGAGTCCTGCGCATGAATTTGATACGACGGGGTACTTGGGTGTCATGGACCTCACAGACTATGTGAGGAAGCATGAAGATGGGTTTCaaaagctgctgcttgaaCAAGCCACAAGGCCGGTTCAAGAAAGATGCCCCATCGCAAGGGCCAGTTTGGCAGTGACCATGATTTTGTACGAACACTTTGACGTCGATAGGGTCGAGTTTGAGGATTCCAAGGGATATCAGGGACTGGAGGTTAAGGACCACGACAGGTTATTCCGacctctgctgctgcagtGGTCTCGACTGCACACGGCAGGATTACTGGGCTTCTTTCGCATATGGAAGGCCACTGGTGCTGAGTTAGAAGACTTTGAGAAGGTAGCCGAGCTCGTCCGCATCCTCATTGAGCAGGTCGTTGGTCGAGCGTCGCGGACAAAGGATATCCtggaggcagaggaagacaTACTGGAGTACGATATCACCCAGCTCCGTGAGCTGCAGAtggagctgttggagctGTCCTTTGATGACACCTGGGGTCAACACTTGTACCAAGTACGCGAGACGTTGAAGCAAGAGGCTTTACAATTCGTTAAGGAACAGAGGGTGCGGTGTCTGCTGCAAGGCTCGTGGTTCTGCAAGCCAGCGTCGCACAAGAAGGACCACCACGACCCCGAGGCCATCACAAAGCACGTCGCCACTCCATGGCGCTTCGCCAAGCTATCACACAACCGCCGCTATCTGCATTACGCAGACTTTGAGGAACAAATGGCCCAAGATCCAGGCCTGGACGTGCTGACCAACAAGGTCGACTTGGGCACCGTCAGCTCCGTGGGCTCCAACGTGTCAGCAGCAGACGACAGCAGGAGCAACGGCAGTGGCTCCACGGTGCAGAACTTGGCCGGTGGCCATTCCAAGACGACCACCAAGATTACCATTTACGCAGCTGAGATCAACAAGCTGGGCGAGACGGAGGAATATCCAATGCTGACATTGTGGCCAACCAGCCACAGCCTGGCGTCTGAATGGCTCGATGGCCTGCTGATGCTTCTTAACCAGGCGCCCATTACGGCGGAAACGAGCAAGTTGATCAACTTGGTGAGCGACTATGGCCTGAAGATCCGTCTGCTCAATGTGCGGATGGACTCGGCGTTTGAAGGACCGCCTCCGGGGGCGGGAGTGGTGCCCAGTCGAGCGGGACTAGATGACGATTATTTCTTCGAGGTGTAG
- a CDS encoding zinc finger domain-containing protein (similar to Metarhizium robertsii ARSEF 23 XP_007821923.1), protein MANFLASIFGTELDKVNCSFYFKIGACRHGDRCSRKHVKPSYSQTILMPNLYQNPAYDPKNRMNPSQLQNHFDAFYEDIWCELCKYGELEELVVCDNNNDHLIGNVYARFKYEESAQKACDELNSRWYAGRPIYCELSPVTDFREACCRLNSGEGCVRGGFCNFIHRKNPSEELDRDLTLSTKKWLKLRGRDERSMSRSPTPEASKRR, encoded by the exons ATGGCCAATTTCCTCGCCTCAATCTTCGGCACGGAGCTCGACAAAGTCAACTGCTCCTTCTACTTC AAAATCGGCGCCTGCCGCCACGGCGACCGCTGCTCCCGCAAACACGTCAAACCATCCTACTCACAAACGATCCTCATGCCAAACCTCTACCAAAACCCGGCGTACGACCCCAAAAACCGCATGAACCCTTCGCAGCTGCAGAACCACTTTGACGCCTTTTACGAAGATATCTGGTGTGAGCTATGCAAGTACGGCGAGCTGGAGGAACTAGTTGTCTGCGATAATAACAATGATC ATCTCATTGGCAATGTATACGCGCGGTTCAAGTACGAAGAATCCGCGCAAAAGGCGTGCGACGAACTAAACTCGAGGTGGTACGCTGGCCGCCCCATCTACTGCGAACTGAGTCCCGTTACCGACTTCCGCGAGGCGTGCTGTCGTTTGAATTCGGGGGAGGGCTGTGTCCGCGGCGGGTTCTGCAACTTTATTCATCGGAAGAATCCGAGCGAGGAGCTGGATCGGGATTTGACTCTCAGCACCAAgaagtggttgaagttgagggGGAGGGATGAGCGGAGCATGAGCAGGTCGCCTACGCCCGAGGCGTCTAAGAGACGGTAG